The genomic DNA TTCATAGATATTCCGAATCCTAGATTAGAAAATGAGTACTCATCAAAAGTATATGTTACTTTTGTTTTAAAAGAATCTCCAAAAGCTCTTTCATAAAACCCCGTCAGTGCTAACTGGGGACCTAAAGGTCTAAAAGTAGCATGTAATTGACCTCCTATTGCATTATTAAAATAATTTTCATAGGCCATATCACTACAATTCTCCTCCCTTCTATTTTTTCCCCATTTGTATTTTATAGCTCCATTGAACTTTACAGGTTGAGCTACTACATATGAATTTGTATTTTCTTCGCTAGGTACTTTTTCTTTAAAGTCATCCTCCAATGCTTTCCAATAGTCAGTAGGATTGTTTGGGTCATATTGAAATTCAATTCCCGAAAATGTATAATCTCCTTTAACTTCTCCATTTTTAATATTTTTTGAATAGTTAATGAACCCTAAATCTAATAAACTTGCTGTAAGCTCCACTTGAGGAGATACGTGATAAGTTACTCCTAAATCGACACCCAATCCTAAATTACCTCCTAAAAAGGTTTTATTAAGAACATCCCCCATTTCTAGTGCTATTTTAGCATCTTCATTTACAATACCCGAACTATGAATACTCGCATTTATATTATTTAAATGATGCGTGTAGCTACTATTCCTCCCTAAAACTGTTCTAAATGTTCCTGTATTTCCTTGGGTTTGAACATTTATTGCTCCAGAATAAATCTTTAGCCTACCTCCTACCGTCAGTTGCTCATTCAACTTTCTAGCGGCTCCCACATGTAAAACTCCTTGCACATTTGCTTTTAGCATTACTTGCCCTATTGAAAAAGCTCTATTAAGATGTGCCCCATTTCCTTCATTTAACAATTGTAATATATCTTTCGGTACTTGACTAAAAACAGCCACCTCTGTGTAAAAACCAAAGTTCAAATATGTTTTTTTATCTAGCTTAACCCCTCCGTTAAGTACCTCTACTTGACTATTAATTGCTATATGATCGTTTACTGCAAGCTTACTTAGCACTCTATTCACTTTATTAGTGAAGCTAACATTATCATCACGAAATAGGTCGGCTACCGTGAACCCAGTACTTCCTAAGTTAGTGGAAAAACCTGATAAAAGAGGTATTCCTACATGGTATTTATAATTTACCTCCGCTCCTGGGTTTAACAATAATGCTTGTGGTATTTGATCAAAACCATACAATACCTGTTTATTTTGACTGCTCAAATTATATATTGCAATCATAAATACAAAAACTCTTATCAGAATATGCTTCATCTTTTATTCTATTTTTAAATAAAGAGTTACTCCTGATTGAAAATTAATTTTTTTCGGATCTTTTACATCAATAATAGACCCATCGGCAGTCGGTTTCAACCTCAATCTCGTTTGTATTTGCTTAGCTGCTAAAAAAGCTGGAGTATTTGCTACTATAACTTCTTCCTTGTGTTCGAGTTCAGCTCCATTTATAACCAATGTAGGAACACTATACATTATTTGGTCATTTTCATCTAAAAAGAGAAACTCTACTTCGAAAGTTCTGTCGAATTGGTTTTGTATTTTAAACTCTAACACCGCTCTTTCTAAATTATTCTGCATTACACTATTATCAAAAGCATTAAATTTAGAAGTATCTACAACCTCGTTTATCTCTGTATCAGTACCTTCTATAACTAGATTCGTTTGTGTTACATAAAAATTAATAAGTGCTAACTTTACTTCTGGAGTAGCCACAAAATCATTTACTTGATCTATATCTATATTTTTCACACATGAAATAGAAAATACAGATAATACAAAAACCATTATAAAAGACATGGGAGTAGTATTCATATTCATACGATTTGGGGATTAAAAATCAAAGATACTGTTTTAATTCTATCAATGATTGTATAGTGCTTATTCCTTTTATATTTTCTTTTTTTTCCAAATTACAATAAATTGCTGACATGCCCATATCTAATCCTCCTATAACATCTGCTTCATAACTATCACCAATCATTACACTATTTTTAGGCGTTGCTTTTGCCAGCTTCATTGCATAAGCAAATATCTTAGGATCCGGTTTTTTCACTCCAATACTTTCAGCAGTTATGATATGTGTAAAGTACTTTTTTATTCCTGACTTTTCCATCTTTAAATGTTGTACTTCTTTAAATCCATTCGTTATTATATGCAACTCATATTTTTCTTTTAAATAGTCTAGTATCTCAATTGTCCCTTCAAATAAATGATTGTAGTCTGATAAAAAATTAATATAATCTTCAGAAATTGCAATGATAAGTTCTGTTGAAATACTATAAGTCAATTCTTCAAATGTCTCTTTCAACCTATTGTATCTTAACACCTCTTTACTTACTTTTTCTTCTCTATAAAGTTTCCAATATTTAAAGTTAATCGGTTTATATATTTTCAAAAAATCAGTAATTGAAACGGGAATCTTCCGTTCTTCAAATATCCTTTGAAAAGCTAATTCTGAGTTCCTTTCAAAGTCCCACAAAGTATGATCTAAATCAAAAAAAATATGCTGAATACTCATAATCTCTCAAAAATAAAAATATTTAACCGTTAAAGAAGTATTTTAGCGGTTTATTATAAATCAATTTGAAGCAAAAAAAACATATTCTTTTCCTCTGCGGTTGGTATCCTTCTCGCGTATTTCCTTATAATGGAGATTTTATCCAAAGGCATGCCGAAGCTGTTAGCTCCAATTATCAAGTTAGCGTTTTACACCTTGTTTCTGATGCTAATTGTAAAAAAAGTACGCATATTTCTCATGAGATAAAAAATACGATACAAACACATATCGCTTATATAAAACCAAGTAAAAACCCTATCATAAAAGGGATTAGGTTCTATATTGCTTTTCAAAAACTTTTAAAGAATATTGGGTATTTTGACCTTGTACACCTCAACAAGCTGTATCCGTTTGGTATTTTTGCCTTATATTTAAAATGGGTAAAAAAGAAAAATTATATCATTTCGGAACATTGGACTGGTTATCACCCTCCTCTTTCTAAAAGTATTTCTAACATTTCATTATTTTTATCCAGATTAATTGCCAAAAACGCTTCTTTTATATGCCCCGTTTCCTTTGATTTAAAAAAGTCTATGGAAACGCTAAAATTATATGGAAACTATAAAGTGGTTCCTAATGTTGTTGACACCTCTTTATTTACTCCTCAACCGAAAAAAGAAAGGACTTTTACCATATTACATATTTCAAATATGGTAGATACTCACAAGAATGTTTCTGGAATTATAAAAACAATGGCAACTTTAAATCGTACTATTAGTAATTTCAAACTTATACTGATTGGGGAAGGAGTTTCCAAATACAAACCATTAGCTATAAGTCTTCATATTGCTTCTAAAATTGAATTTATATCTCAAATACCTCATCATAAAGTTCCTAATTTTATACAAAAGGCTGATATTTTTGTCCTATTCAGCAATTACGAAAATCTTCCTTGCGTAATTTTAGAGAGCTTTTCATGTGGCACACCTGTCATCACTACAAACGTAGGAGGAATTAGCGAATTTTTCCCTGACGATTTCGGGAAACTAATTGCTCCTAAAAAGGAAGATGAGCTCCTAAAAAACATCTTATTTTTCTACCATAAAAAAGAACAGCCTTCTTCTGAAAAAATGCACCAATATGTTGTTAAACATTTTAGCAAAGAGGCTATTTGCAAATCGTTTTCTAACCTTTACAAAATAAGTTTTTAAAATGATTTACAAGGAATTACACCCCTACCTTAAAGGCTTTTTTAGTAGATCTGGAAGCTATGTTTTTATAGCTACTATTATGGCTAAAGGCTTGTCTTTTTTAACTTCTTTAGCCGCCTTATACCTAATTCCAAGTAAAACATTGGGAGCTGTATTGTTTGCTTATAATATCATTACTTTTTTAATTCCTATTAGTGGATTAGGACTGCATCAAGGTTTGCTTAGGTATGGAGCTATTTTAAAAGATCAAGATACAAAAGATAGTTTATTCCTTTACGTTTTTAAAAATGGTTTTTGGGCATCTTTATTACTAACTTTCATTTTGGTATTTATTTCTATACTCATTCCTTTCCAATTTAAAGAAACCTCAAAATACTTGGCTCTCTTAGCTTTTTTGTTAATTCCTTCTTATATTCTTGGGATTATTAAAATTCAATTCCGATTAAAAAATGATAATAAGTCTTTTGCTTTTTCAGAAATTGTATATCATAGCATTTTGATAATAAGTGTGGTACTCTTGTCTTATTTTTATAAAGAAATGGGGTATATAGCTGCGCTGCTTATAAGTCCTGCAATTACTTCCTTTATTTTTATCAAAAAGCTACGGATTAATTTCCAAGCTAAAAAGAAATTAGCTATAACCAATTACCGCTTTTGGAAATATGGTTTTTTTACAAGCTTATCAAACGTTATAGGCCAGCTTCTTTTTGTGATAGATATTTTATTAATAGGGATTTTATTAAATGATCCCAAGATGGTTACCAATTATCGGTATGTTTCCTTAATCCCCTTTAGTTTGCTTTTTCTTCCAAGGGTTTTTATAAATACTGATTTTGTTGCTTTTACGGAGAAGATTGACGATAAAAAGTATATCATTAATTATATAAAAAGTTACACTATTTTATTTTTAATTATAAGTATAATTTTCACCTTCATTTCATTTATTTTCTCAAATCAAATTTTAAGTACCCTCGATGAAAGCTTTACCCAATATAGCACTGCTTTTTTCATATTGACTATTGGTATATCAGGAATTTACACCTCAAGAGGTTTATATGGAAATTTATTATCTTCTATCGGAAAAGCTACCGTCAACTATTATATTGCTTTAAGCGGACTGGCTTTAAATATTATCAGCAACTATTTCTTAATTCCTTTATATGGAATCACTGGAGCTGCTATGACTACTGCTTTTTTAATGTGGGCTACCGGACTTGCTTCGTTAATTTTGTTCTGGTTTTTTTATAAAAAAAGAATCAAAAAAATAACTATTTAAGGCATAGTATGTCTCTTTTTTTGCACCAAAACTCCTATAAAAACGGGCTATCCCCTCTAACATAGATCCTTCAAAATCTAAAATTAGATCGCTCTCAGAAAATGTTTCTATCAACTTGGTAACTAAGAGTGTTGCATACCCTCTTTTTTTACCTTCATTACTTATGATAGGCATTAAATAAGTAATCCTATGTTTATCTTTTAAAAACAACAAACTAGCCATTAACGCATTATCCTCTTTTATTCCCCATATAAAAATATATTGATTTTTTAGCTTTGCTAAATTCTTTAAAATGGAGAAAGGATAAGAATCTAATTCATAATTTTTAGGGACTTCTTCTATAAATTTAATAAAAAGCTCACTATCTAAATTCTTTTCTAAAGTAAAATTTCTTTTCTCAGCCTTTTTATAATCTCTTTTACGGTTTTTATTATAGTTTTTAAAAATTTCAGTTTTTCCTTTCTTTAAAGAGAGTACATAATTTTCCCTTTGCATGGCCTTAGGTATATCCATCTTATTTTGAAAATTAAATTGTAAAACAACTTTAAAAAAATATTTCGGTATCTTTTTTATAAACCTTACAACTTCTCTCTCCAAAATTACATTTTTAGAAAACACTCCTAACTGTTGGCAAAAATAAGGTTGTGTAATATATGCTATAGCATACCTCCTCTTCCAAGGTAAAGGCATTACTGCTTCATAATCATTCAACACCAACACAGCCCAACTTTCTGCTACAATATCTAAATACCATGAATATGCATAGAGCATACTTTGTATTGACGCTTCTATACATTCATCATACTTTTCAACATCCAATTCTTCTCTTTTGAGGTATTTTATCATTTAGATGTTACTATTTTCAGCATTGATTTATATACATTTCCCCAACCTTTCCATCGTAGATAATTACTTAAACTTTCGTTATGAAATAACGTAATAAATACTCCATTCACTTTTTTAACTTCATT from Tenacibaculum maritimum NCIMB 2154 includes the following:
- a CDS encoding DUF5723 family protein, which translates into the protein MKHILIRVFVFMIAIYNLSSQNKQVLYGFDQIPQALLLNPGAEVNYKYHVGIPLLSGFSTNLGSTGFTVADLFRDDNVSFTNKVNRVLSKLAVNDHIAINSQVEVLNGGVKLDKKTYLNFGFYTEVAVFSQVPKDILQLLNEGNGAHLNRAFSIGQVMLKANVQGVLHVGAARKLNEQLTVGGRLKIYSGAINVQTQGNTGTFRTVLGRNSSYTHHLNNINASIHSSGIVNEDAKIALEMGDVLNKTFLGGNLGLGVDLGVTYHVSPQVELTASLLDLGFINYSKNIKNGEVKGDYTFSGIEFQYDPNNPTDYWKALEDDFKEKVPSEENTNSYVVAQPVKFNGAIKYKWGKNRREENCSDMAYENYFNNAIGGQLHATFRPLGPQLALTGFYERAFGDSFKTKVTYTFDEYSFSNLGFGISMNLGAANVYGMVDNIIEFTDIADSNYTSFQFGINLIMN
- a CDS encoding YjjG family noncanonical pyrimidine nucleotidase, which encodes MSIQHIFFDLDHTLWDFERNSELAFQRIFEERKIPVSITDFLKIYKPINFKYWKLYREEKVSKEVLRYNRLKETFEELTYSISTELIIAISEDYINFLSDYNHLFEGTIEILDYLKEKYELHIITNGFKEVQHLKMEKSGIKKYFTHIITAESIGVKKPDPKIFAYAMKLAKATPKNSVMIGDSYEADVIGGLDMGMSAIYCNLEKKENIKGISTIQSLIELKQYL
- a CDS encoding glycosyltransferase family 4 protein — translated: MKQKKHILFLCGWYPSRVFPYNGDFIQRHAEAVSSNYQVSVLHLVSDANCKKSTHISHEIKNTIQTHIAYIKPSKNPIIKGIRFYIAFQKLLKNIGYFDLVHLNKLYPFGIFALYLKWVKKKNYIISEHWTGYHPPLSKSISNISLFLSRLIAKNASFICPVSFDLKKSMETLKLYGNYKVVPNVVDTSLFTPQPKKERTFTILHISNMVDTHKNVSGIIKTMATLNRTISNFKLILIGEGVSKYKPLAISLHIASKIEFISQIPHHKVPNFIQKADIFVLFSNYENLPCVILESFSCGTPVITTNVGGISEFFPDDFGKLIAPKKEDELLKNILFFYHKKEQPSSEKMHQYVVKHFSKEAICKSFSNLYKISF
- a CDS encoding MATE family efflux transporter encodes the protein MIYKELHPYLKGFFSRSGSYVFIATIMAKGLSFLTSLAALYLIPSKTLGAVLFAYNIITFLIPISGLGLHQGLLRYGAILKDQDTKDSLFLYVFKNGFWASLLLTFILVFISILIPFQFKETSKYLALLAFLLIPSYILGIIKIQFRLKNDNKSFAFSEIVYHSILIISVVLLSYFYKEMGYIAALLISPAITSFIFIKKLRINFQAKKKLAITNYRFWKYGFFTSLSNVIGQLLFVIDILLIGILLNDPKMVTNYRYVSLIPFSLLFLPRVFINTDFVAFTEKIDDKKYIINYIKSYTILFLIISIIFTFISFIFSNQILSTLDESFTQYSTAFFILTIGISGIYTSRGLYGNLLSSIGKATVNYYIALSGLALNIISNYFLIPLYGITGAAMTTAFLMWATGLASLILFWFFYKKRIKKITI